One segment of Pandoraea pnomenusa DNA contains the following:
- a CDS encoding DsbA family oxidoreductase: protein MPATLKIDFVSDVACPWCAIGLASLKTALGRLGSEVEADLHFSPFELNPDMPTEGVPLADYMSRKYGLSPEQLAQNQANISARAAAEGFPMHMELRTHAYNTFDAHRLLHWAQTLGNDKQLALKEALFRAYFVDGKRTSDPDVLTDAAAQAGLDTTRAREILASDEYAEQVRALERHYQNLGIRSVPAIIFNNRHLVSGGQPPEVFEQAIRQILAEG from the coding sequence ATGCCAGCTACGCTCAAGATCGATTTTGTCTCCGATGTCGCCTGCCCCTGGTGCGCGATCGGCCTTGCCTCACTGAAGACCGCGCTCGGCCGCCTGGGAAGCGAGGTCGAAGCCGACCTGCACTTCAGCCCGTTCGAACTCAACCCGGACATGCCCACCGAGGGCGTGCCGCTCGCCGATTACATGTCGCGCAAATATGGCCTGTCGCCGGAGCAACTCGCCCAGAATCAGGCGAACATCAGTGCACGCGCCGCAGCGGAGGGTTTCCCGATGCACATGGAGCTGCGCACGCATGCGTACAACACGTTCGACGCACACCGCCTGCTGCATTGGGCACAAACGCTGGGCAACGACAAGCAGCTCGCGCTGAAGGAAGCGCTGTTTCGTGCGTACTTCGTTGACGGCAAGCGCACGAGCGACCCCGATGTGCTCACCGACGCAGCGGCGCAAGCGGGGCTCGATACGACGCGGGCGCGGGAAATTCTCGCCTCGGACGAATACGCCGAACAGGTGCGCGCGCTGGAGCGTCACTACCAGAACCTGGGTATTCGCTCGGTGCCGGCAATCATCTTCAACAACCGCCACCTCGTGAGCGGCGGCCAACCGCCGGAAGTGTTCGAACAGGCCATCCGCCAGATTCTGGCCGAGGGCTGA